The genomic region AAGGCAGCTGGGACATCGCAAATGTCACCCGGATCCAGGACGGTTACACACTTACGCCCCTGAGCAGGTTCGGTACGAATTATACGCCGGTAACCCCGGCAAATCCCAACACGACTGCCCGGGTTTACACGGTACCGGCCGGGCTTGCATTCTTCGATCTGCTCGGGCAACAGCTTGCACAATTCCCGCCACCGGCGGCCGACCAGCCTGCGCTCGCCCGGTTCGCTGAGGTCGGGATCGGGCCCGGCATGTCCCCCTCGCGGAACCCGCACCTGAGCAAAGACACCCTCCGGGGTCTTGAGGATGCCGCTCGCGCCGGCCCTGCGCAGATCAAAAACGACACCCCGGCCCTGTATCTCGCCAGCTTCGACAAGCACGACGGCTACTGGCTCGGTGGCTTCGGGCAGTACGGGACAGACTACCGGACGCGTGCGGTCATCAGCCAGGTCGGCCTCGGGGCCTTTGACTCCCACCAGACGATCTTCGCCATGAGCTGGGCAGACAACACCAGGAAGCCGCTCAACGGATCGACAGATTATGTCATACACATGACCGCTCCTCCTCCCGCGGACGAGGGCTGGTCGCTGACCGTCTACTCCCTGAACGGGACCCTGATCCAAAACCCGATCAACCGCTTCCAGTTCAGCGACTCATCGCAGCTCACGCGGAACGCCGATGGCTCGGTGGACATGTACCTGCAGTCCGTGCAACCATCGGACCCGGCCCGGGTGAACAACTGGCTGCCGACCGCGGACGGGCAGGGATTCGAGATCATCTGGCGGCTCCTGGCCCCCCGGCCGGCCGAGATTTCGGGCATTCTCAACGGCACGGGCTGGCAGCCGCCTGCAATCACTGCGGTGACGTGATCGGTGAGGGATGGGAACCGGTGGGACCCGGGACCGGATAGTACCGGACCCGTCGCGAATCTCCGGTAGTAAGGGCACTGAAGAACAGCCGGTACTAACGGGTCGGGAAAGCCATGATGAAACAATATATTCATCTGACAACATACGCAAGATAGAGATCGGCAAGAGGTATTCGAGATGGCACCGGATTCCGACGAATGGTTCAGGCAGGCACAATACGATATCGGTACCGCAGAATCACTCGTCTCCGCAGAGCGATATCCCCCGGTAATATTCTTCTGTCATCTTGCTCTGGAAAAAGCTTTGAAAGCATTGTACATGGAAAAATTCCATGACAATCCGGATAAGACTCACAGCCTTGTATTCCTGGTTGAAATTCTCGAACTGGAATTACCTCACCAGTACATGGACTCGCTGTTCGTCATCAATCGTATCGGGATTACCGGACGATATCCCCATAACCTTGATGCGGTTCTCGAACAATATACCAGAGAGAAGACCGAGAAAATAGTTCGCGAGACAAAGGAGATTCTTACATGGTTGATGCAAAAGTCCTCGAAGCGGTAAATTTTTTTGGCGCTGTCGCAAGGAAAAACGGGATCCATATCCACGATCTCATCCTGTTCGGGTCTTTTGGTCTTGGAACGGCATCTCCCCACAGTGACATCGATATTGCAATCGTCTCTGCTGATTTTACCGGCAGGGATATTTTCGAACGGGCTCTTTTAACGAAAGATGCCGAGATCCAGACGGTCAGGAAATTCAAAGTTGCTCTCGATGTGCTCACCCTGACGCCAGAAGAATTCCGGGACCCTGCATCGCTTATTGCCGGCGCAATCCGGAAAGGAATTGTTGTTCCGATTTCTTCATCTGCCTGAGATCCCCCGGGACCTGGATTCAATCCCGGATTTCTTTCCTGCCGGTCGCATGCGTTGGGGCGGGGATTTGGATCGTGGGTTTTTTTCTGTGGTATCGGGTTCTGACCGGGAAAAATTCCGGCATGAATGCCCGGCCAAAAAAGGTAAATGCTTACCATTTTCCAGGAACTCCCGCTCATGTATTCCGAAGCAGAATGATCAGGGAGGCAGAGCCATCTCCAGAATGTGCCGGATCTGATATTGAATATTTATATGGTGCACTATCCACAGTCATGGTATGGGAAAGGTCTTTGTCTATATTGCAACCAGTCTCGATGGATTCATCGCCCGCCCGGATGATGATATCTCCTGGCTCGATCCCTTCAGCGCCTCAGGCGAGGATTACGGGTACGGGGATTTTATCAAAAACATCGGAACTGCCGTGATGGGAGCCCGGACGTACGAGCAGTCACTCGCCCATCCGGAACGACTCCTTACCGGCCTGAAAAACTATATTCTCACCAGCAGATCCCTGCCCCTGGCTCCAGGAACCAGTACAGAACTCTGGCACGGTCCGCTCTCCCACCTCATACAGAAAATCCGGCGGGAATCCGATAAAGATATTTTTATTGTCGGTGGCGGCCAGGTGATCTCCCGGTTTCTTGAGGAAGGGCTTGTCGATGAGATTCTCCTGTTCATTGTCCCGGTGATCCTGGGGGAGGGGATCCCGCTGTACACGGGTTTCAAGAGAGAGATATCCCTCAAGCTCATCGGGGCAACACCGTACCATACGGGAATCGTGAAGCTGCATTTTGTTCCGGATCCGGCACAACGGTAGATCGTACGATCCGGAATTCCACATACAGGAAAACATTGTAAGCATGAATATTTCCGGCGGTTTTTTCCTTCATTGTGTGGGGCGGGGCCGGGGTTGTGGTGATCGGGCGGACCCGGGGCCGGTTTAGTGCCGGACCTGTCGTGAATCTCCGGTATTAAGTGCACTGAATAACTCCGGTCCTGGCGGATCGGGAAAACCCGGTGAGAGACCGTCATAAGGAATTGTGTGCGACCGCAAACCCATTGAAATAAAAGATTCTACCCTTTTCTTAATGGACAGCAATAACGACGACTATCCATCGATGCATTCATGGACGGTTATTACGATTGAAGGATACTGTATGCTCAATGTGGGATATGGCTCACATAAAGATCCGTACTGCTATCTGCTCAAACCGGATAGATCGTTTGAACAGGTGAAAAACGATCGATACGATCCATCTGCACGTCCTGATCCATGGCCTGCCGATTGCCACCATGCAGTCAGTTCGGATTGCATACCGTGTCGGCATTTTGGATGGTGCGATGTGGATCGACATGCAAAACAAAAACTTCATCGCAGCCGGATAAACCGTCCACGAATTAAAAAAATAACCCGGCGGGAAAAACCTAAAGAAAATCGCCTGACGAATACGTCCACATTTTGAGATCCTGCCAGCCATGCCAAGAAAATTCCCGTAGTCCCCGGAATTTTCTGATCGTTCCCTGTACGGTTCTGCATGTCGCTCTCCGGGATTATTCCAGGCACAACCACGGCAGATATGCCTATAACCCTGATGCGGTTCTCGAACATTATCCCAAAGAAAAGACAAAAAAAAAGTTTACGAAACGAATCCAGTTCGATACCCGGTTCCTTGCTCCGTGTTGTGAGCAGGAGCCGGCCAGCTCAGAAGACTTGCATATAGAGATTCGTGGGGGGGTGGACCGTAGCCTGCTGGGATGGGAGAATCAAACCGAAGTACGTTGCAAGGGCGAGTATCGTGCCAAGGATCGCGAGGCATACCAGGAATTTCACAAGATTCTTCATCGCATCGGGTTGTATTGCTTCAGACATAATTATTCGTTACCCCGGATAATTATAAAGGATACCGTTCGATACATTGCACGGAAATCCGGTTCAATGCCCGGTTCCTTGCTCCGTGTGGTGGGGCGGGGCTGTCGTCAGGTGATGGTACGGAAGGGCATCCGGGCGATGACCCCAGATACCGGCTGGCTTCTGGCGATATCCCGGCAGCACCGGCTCCCGGATCTCCCCGTTTTTCCGGGAAAAAAACATCGGTTTTTTGGCGCCCGAAGGACCCCGTTTATTTTCGGGCCATAGCGGCCGCCGGCGGGCATCGGACTGCGGGACAGGCTGCCGGAGAGCCCGGTTTTTGCGCATTTTCTCACGCCTCTAAATTGCACGGTTTTTTCTCGTTTAAATTCGGTATTTTCGAAAAAACACGAGTTTAACGAAGAATTTTTCCGGCGGTTGGCACCATTTCCACTGCCGAATTTTTCCGGGTTTTGGCCCGGAATTCTCTCCGACGTGGGAGGGGGTGCAGGGGACTTACAGTCTTCACCAGCCGGGAGTGTGTAAAGAGTGGGGCGGACCCGGGACCGGGTTTAGTACCGGACCCGTCGTGAATCTCCGGAACCATGGGCACTGATAAGAGACAGGTTTCCGGGAAGCGTCTCCAGAATAACTATGGCTCACAAAAACCATGAACTCGGCAATTTGTGTTTTCATCGTGATTAAGGAATACTACGAGGCTAAAATCCGGGTGATATTAACCGATAACAATTTGGGATCATTCTCGCCATCTAACCTTCATGCATGAAAAAAAAATTCAGTCTCCTAAGATCGAGAACAATGCTGATTCGGATTCCATCTCCGATGCCATTGAGATCGAAGTAATTTCAACGAAAATCCTGAAGGGAGGACCGGCAATCCACACCGTGTCATCTCTCCTGGTATATCGACAGGATCTTAACCTTTCATCTGAATCTATAGATTACGCCGCTCTGGTGATAACATCCCTTGAAGAGAGAGAAGATGGATCGATTTCAATAACTCCTCTCGCTCTTGCAGCTACATCAATGGACCATGTCAGTCAGTTTTCCGGGATTCTTGAGTGGATCCAACTCTAAATCCTTACTCTGCCCGAGTACGGTGCATGTGCCGGTTCCTGATAAATTGTAAAGAATAAGGTGATTTTTTTGTCTCTTTTCCCGGGATATTGAGTCTCGGAAATACCATTTTCACAATCTCCGGAGTAGTAGATTCTCATGTTGGCTTGGGACTTTTTATTCTCCATAACTATGTCTTTTTGACCCTGTAAGATTTTGGAATAATTGATCGATAACAATTTGGGATCATCATAGCCATCTAACCTTCATGAGTGAAAAAAAATTTCAGACTCCTAAGATCGAGAATATCGTTGGTTCAGGAACTATCGCTGATTCCATCGATCTTGAGATGCTTATTGATAAAATGGAAAACTACGAACTCAATAAAAAACGATTTCCTGGTGCAGTATTACGATTGAAAAACCCCAAAATCGCGGTACTTGTATTTTCTTCCGGAAAGGTAGTAATAACTGGCGCAAAAAGCCCGGAAGATTTCGTCCGGGGTCAGGAGATTCTCATTCAGAAAATGAAAAAGGCAGGAGTAATCTGTTATGATATACCTGATCTGGCTGTTACAAATATGGTCTGTTCGTATGACCTCGGAAAGTACATTAACCTGAACAAGGTTGTTATCACGCTTAACCTGGAACATATCGAGTATGAACCAGAACAGTTTCCTGGTTTAGTATATCGTATATCAGATCCAAAAATTGTTGCTCTTCTCTTCTCATCAGGAAAAATAATCCTGACCGGGGGGAAAACTATGGAAGATATCGAGCGAGGAGTTGCATTCCTTGAACAAAAGATAAGTGGTCTTTGTTTTTAATATCTGACATTGAAACGGACAGGATCGTGAATTCATGAACTCCGTTATGCAATCGTTGGGAGGCAAAAGTCGGGGGTGCAAGGGGTACAGGAGGTGCCGGATGAAGGGGAGGGGGTGACCGGATCGGGCGGTCTGCACTGACTGACGGCCTCGGGGCCAGGAGAGGTGACCCCTCTCGCCATCCGGACCCCCCCCTTTAGGCCCTCCGGGCCGATCCCCCCTCCCCGGCCACCCCCCGGCGCCAAACCCGCAGCGCCGGCTCCCGGATCTCCCTGTTTTTCCGGGGAAAAAACGTCGGTTTTCCGGCGCCGGAATGACCACGTTTATTTTCGGGCCATAGCGGCCGCCGGAAGGCGAAGGACTGCGGGACAGGCTGCCGGAGGGTCCGGTTTTTACGTATTTTCTCACGCTTCTAAATTGCACGGTTTTTTCGCGCTTAAAACGGGTATTTTCAGGAAATACCGATTTAATCGAATAATTTTTCCGACTGTTGGCACCATTTCCACTGCCGAATTTTTCCGGGTTTTGGCCCGGAATTCTCTCCGACGTGGGAGGGAGTGCAGGGGACTTAGAGTCTTCACCATCCGGGAGTATGTAAAAAGGGGGTCGTACCAGGGATGTGGGGGAGGGGGGGTAGAGCGGACCCGGGGGCAGTTTAGTACCGGACACATCATCAAGTGCTGGTAATGAGGGCACTGATAAGTAGTTGTTTTTTTTTTAGTCCCCAAAGCATTCACCTTTTATTCAATTGCTTCATTCAATTCAACATGGACCGGTTTAAGATCCAAAAACTGGAAGAACGCTTAGGGTATGAATTCAAAAACCGGAATGAATTGTACCGAGCACTTACTCATTCAACTTTTTCGAAAGAGGAGAAGGAGAAAAAAGTAGGAGCTCGATTATGCCCCCATCAGGGCACGTATGCCACATTAGGGGATGCAATTTTAAAAGCAGTTTTTATTTGGGTGCTTATGGAGAAGGGACTAAAAACCAAAGGCGATATAACAATTTTCAAAGCCGGCCTGGAAAAAAATCTAAAATTGGCCGAGGTGGGAAAACGACTCCGTCTTCTTGAGGACAATTTGATCCTGCATAGAATGGGTGAGGGGGAACAATTAGAGAAAGGCTCAAAAAAATTGTGTGCTGATACCGTTGAAGCATTGGTTGGAGCTATTTTTGTCGACACGGGGCACTCATTGCCCGAAACAAAGAACTGTATTTCAAAGATATTTGCACTTGAATTAGATGGACTCGAAAGAAAATATCTAAAATAGAGATCACACGGCAGGAGAGCATACGCAAATACGCGGTACTTTGATTGATTCTGCATTGGAAAGAATTGGGTTTTTCCGGTGATACCTGCATGCGTTGGGGCGGGGCCGGGGTTGTTGTGGCTGGGCGGACCCGGGACCGGATTTAGTACTGGATCCGTCGTCAATCGCTGGTACTGAGGGTGCTAATAACTGTGGATGGTATGACAGGTCGGTATGACTGCGATCCTGATCGAAGTGTTTGCAGTCCCACTCGGGATCTTCATTAGGATGTTCGAAATAAGCTAAAAAAACTACTCAATATGGGAATGAGGGGCCATGTTCAAATACAATCCCATTCACTCCAATTTTATTGTCATTAACGATTTTTTGGGCGATATCATTTGCTTTTTTGTGGAAAATCATTTTTTCTTCTAATACCATTTTGTATTCATCATAATTACAATTCATTTCTTCATCATAAAGATAGAATAAAGGCATTGCTTTTTGTGCCTTTTTTCCTAAAACAAGGAAAAAAAGACCATTCAGGTATCCACGAATATAGGCAACATGAACATAATTTTTCTCTTTGGAAAATTTTTCAACTAATGTTTGATAAAAATGAATTTT from uncultured Methanoregula sp. harbors:
- a CDS encoding nucleotidyltransferase domain-containing protein; its protein translation is MVDAKVLEAVNFFGAVARKNGIHIHDLILFGSFGLGTASPHSDIDIAIVSADFTGRDIFERALLTKDAEIQTVRKFKVALDVLTLTPEEFRDPASLIAGAIRKGIVVPISSSA
- a CDS encoding HEPN domain-containing protein, which encodes MAPDSDEWFRQAQYDIGTAESLVSAERYPPVIFFCHLALEKALKALYMEKFHDNPDKTHSLVFLVEILELELPHQYMDSLFVINRIGITGRYPHNLDAVLEQYTREKTEKIVRETKEILTWLMQKSSKR
- a CDS encoding dihydrofolate reductase family protein → MGKVFVYIATSLDGFIARPDDDISWLDPFSASGEDYGYGDFIKNIGTAVMGARTYEQSLAHPERLLTGLKNYILTSRSLPLAPGTSTELWHGPLSHLIQKIRRESDKDIFIVGGGQVISRFLEEGLVDEILLFIVPVILGEGIPLYTGFKREISLKLIGATPYHTGIVKLHFVPDPAQR
- a CDS encoding DUF1254 domain-containing protein — translated: MMGGAITQKRVFVVIWAVLLITAMFLVAACVSAASQADYKKGYEIGLEAYTYGLPLLTTDTTFETMTSVDVTEGAFGPVNQFNNQRSLNNPGNTAVVAPGSNGLSSIAWVDLSAEPQVLHVPEVKDHFFVLGFIDPFTTNILNLGTASGTLPGDYVIAGPGQGTLPIPQGTRRINVDYNRIWIIGSTQLKGSWDIANVTRIQDGYTLTPLSRFGTNYTPVTPANPNTTARVYTVPAGLAFFDLLGQQLAQFPPPAADQPALARFAEVGIGPGMSPSRNPHLSKDTLRGLEDAARAGPAQIKNDTPALYLASFDKHDGYWLGGFGQYGTDYRTRAVISQVGLGAFDSHQTIFAMSWADNTRKPLNGSTDYVIHMTAPPPADEGWSLTVYSLNGTLIQNPINRFQFSDSSQLTRNADGSVDMYLQSVQPSDPARVNNWLPTADGQGFEIIWRLLAPRPAEISGILNGTGWQPPAITAVT
- a CDS encoding TATA-box-binding protein; its protein translation is MSEKKFQTPKIENIVGSGTIADSIDLEMLIDKMENYELNKKRFPGAVLRLKNPKIAVLVFSSGKVVITGAKSPEDFVRGQEILIQKMKKAGVICYDIPDLAVTNMVCSYDLGKYINLNKVVITLNLEHIEYEPEQFPGLVYRISDPKIVALLFSSGKIILTGGKTMEDIERGVAFLEQKISGLCF
- a CDS encoding ribonuclease III domain-containing protein yields the protein MDRFKIQKLEERLGYEFKNRNELYRALTHSTFSKEEKEKKVGARLCPHQGTYATLGDAILKAVFIWVLMEKGLKTKGDITIFKAGLEKNLKLAEVGKRLRLLEDNLILHRMGEGEQLEKGSKKLCADTVEALVGAIFVDTGHSLPETKNCISKIFALELDGLERKYLK